TGACTTATTGCTTGCAATTTGGCACACTCGAACTCGTATTGCGTAGGCCACCGTTTGGCAATCAAGTGAAGTCGGCGCATGACATGAGCCGTGAGTTTCGTGTTCTGTCACAACTCCATCAAATATATGAACTCGCACCACGCCCGTTGGTTTTCTGTGACGATGCCGCCGTGATCGGGGCTGAATTCTACGTGATGGAACGCCAGCATGGAGTAATCCTGCGCGGACCAACCGCTCCCGACGGCTTGGCGAATCCAAAGAAAATCCGACAACTGTGTCAGGCATTCGTCGACAACTTGGCCCGGCTGCACGCGTTGGATTACACTGCCGCAGGACTCGGTGATCTCGGTCGACCCGATGGATATGTCGATCGACAAATCGAAGGCTGGATCAAGAGATACGATCAGGCAAAGACCGAACACGTCGCTGAACTCGAACGGCTCGCCAGTTGGCTCGACCAACATCGCCCGACGATCCAGTCGACTTCACTCATCCACAATGATTACAAGTACGACAACTTGATGCTGAATCCAAATGACCTCACCCAGATTGTTGCCTTACTGGATTGGGAGATGACCACCGTCGGTGATCCCTGGATGGATCTGGGCACGACCTTGGCTTACTGGGTTCAGCCCGACGACGCTTCCATGCTGCGACAACATGCCTTCGGGCCTACCCTGGTCGAAGGCAGTATGTCGCGTCAGGAAATCGTCGATCGGTATCTCGAATTCAGCGGAGGGGAAGCGCGAGATCCGCTGTTCTACTATTGCTACGGCTTATTTAAACTAGGTGTCATTGTGCAACAAATCTTTGCCCGATTTGTGCGTGGACACACGCAAGACAAACGGTTTGCCAAATTGGATCGACTCGTACTCGCCATTGGGCAGGCCGGACTAACCGCGATCGATCGAGAAACCATTTAGGCCCACCCATCCGACACGAGGGTCCTCCACGCGGCAGCCATGAAGGGATTACGATGAGCGACCAATTTTCGTTAGAGGGCAAGAACGCCATTGTGACTGGGGCAACACGAGGCATCGGCCTGGCCATCGCCAGGAGTTTTCTCGCTGCCGGTGCGAAGGTAACGATCTGCAGCCGCAAACAGGAAAATGTCGAGGCGGCCCTGTCGGAGTTACAAAACCCCGAAAATCTGCAGGGGTGCGCCGCACATGTCGGACAGACAACCGATGTGGAGCGACTCGTTGAACAAGCCGAGCAAAAGTTCGGTGCCGTCAATGTGCTGGTGAATAATGCGGGTACGAATCCCTATTTCGGGCCGATGCTCGACTCGACCGACGCGGCTTGGGACAAGACGATGGAAGTCAATCTTAAAGGACCTTATGTCTTGTCGAGACTATGTGCGCAGCAAATGGTGCAGTCTGGCGGCGGATCGATCATCAACATTTCCTCCATCGCCGGATTGAATGCGCTCCCGATGCAGGGAATTTATTCCGTTTCCAAAGCCGGTTTAATTATGCTGACCAAGGCGATGGCCAAAGAACTGGGCGGCCAAGCCGTACGAGTCAACTGTATTTGCCCCGGATTGATCAAGACGAAACTTAGCGAAGCACTCTGGTCAAATCCAAAAATTGAACAGGCAACCGTCGCCATGAAAGCATTGGGCCGTCTGGGAACAACCGACGAGATCACGGGCGCCGCAGTCTACTTTGCCTCCGACGCCAG
The window above is part of the Pirellulaceae bacterium genome. Proteins encoded here:
- a CDS encoding phosphotransferase family protein, whose translation is MSSLNDKPAPVRAGEQLDVARLESYLADVIPNVQGRLSIQQFPSGFSNLTYCLQFGTLELVLRRPPFGNQVKSAHDMSREFRVLSQLHQIYELAPRPLVFCDDAAVIGAEFYVMERQHGVILRGPTAPDGLANPKKIRQLCQAFVDNLARLHALDYTAAGLGDLGRPDGYVDRQIEGWIKRYDQAKTEHVAELERLASWLDQHRPTIQSTSLIHNDYKYDNLMLNPNDLTQIVALLDWEMTTVGDPWMDLGTTLAYWVQPDDASMLRQHAFGPTLVEGSMSRQEIVDRYLEFSGGEARDPLFYYCYGLFKLGVIVQQIFARFVRGHTQDKRFAKLDRLVLAIGQAGLTAIDRETI
- a CDS encoding SDR family oxidoreductase, coding for MSDQFSLEGKNAIVTGATRGIGLAIARSFLAAGAKVTICSRKQENVEAALSELQNPENLQGCAAHVGQTTDVERLVEQAEQKFGAVNVLVNNAGTNPYFGPMLDSTDAAWDKTMEVNLKGPYVLSRLCAQQMVQSGGGSIINISSIAGLNALPMQGIYSVSKAGLIMLTKAMAKELGGQAVRVNCICPGLIKTKLSEALWSNPKIEQATVAMKALGRLGTTDEITGAAVYFASDASSFTTGAILSVDGGM